The genomic segment GTTACGAGCCCAAGTTCAATTGTAAGAGACCTGGGTGCATTGGACCCAAATACAGCAAAGGGCCCAAGCAGAATAAACATTGAGAAACCCAAAATAGTAAAAGTGTATATCAGGAGGAACAAGGGGAAAAACACGTGAAATGGGGCGGGGGATTAAATATCAATTAGAGGGAGAGAGAGTATTCAGTTAGATTTCCATTGAGTGATCACTAGCATCTGGCTAGGGAGAGAGGCATTGTACAGAGCACATAAACTCTGGGTTCCCATTTACTATTGAATACAATATTCCATTTCGTATTtgttcttcattctgaaattGTATTGTGTGTGTGATTCTGTGATCCTAACAGTATATTCATGGTTGATTGTTTACTTGAGTTATGGATGACGGCTTGTTGTGACTGTGAAGGACTGGAATTGACTTCGTTTGTTGCATTTTCGTCATTCATTCTTTTCATCGTATCGATACATGTCGTTACCCCTTTTTCCCTTGATGCTCCTGATAATTGTTCTGCCTTCCATATCATCATCCTACGTgtttttgtgggctcttcatagGAATCACCCTTTGAAATGATTTGGTATTCAATATAAATCCACTTCTGAAAGAAGCAGTCTATAGTCGAGACCACCTTATTCAACACCCCGATTCTCCCTCTCGTTGTTAATCTATAGACTTCCATCttgataatattatttttattcaggTATACTGATGGTCTGACAGGCATAGACCTTGATCAGGTTTGTTTCTCCTACACCTTCAAAGTGGATAAAAAGGACAAAACAAGCTAATCATAATCTCTAATTGCTGGACCTTTTTATGTTTCGATCgtgttattttagtatttaattttgCAGGCTGAAGAAATTCTTGATGCTGCCTCAAGATATCTGCTATTTCATCTTAAACGTGCGGTAGCTGATGCATTGCTCCCACAACTAGAAACGGTTTCACCAGCAGAATTGTGCCATTGGTTGATTTTATCTGACATGTATGTTTCCTCCTTACCTTTTCTTTTCGTTGTCTCTCAGTTTCTTGATAGATATACTGCGAGGTGGTTTTGTCCGTGTCCTCTTCTTTGTAATCATTATTGCATATTATGTTAGTTGAACAAAATGTACATCGATGATATACTAATCTGTTTCTTGTGGATTCAATAACTAAAATACAATGGGACACCATTTTTATTGCTAATGTTGAATGAAGAATTTAGGTCATGGGTTATTCGTTCTATGGAGATACATGCCATGGTTATTTCAAGATATGCCGGAGACTTCTATGTCCACCAAGCATTTCTATCCTCATTTTTAAACCCAGTTTCTTTTATTATATGCAGCTTATGAAATATTGTTCATGCATCTAATCTTGATATTTCTGaagcaaattttttttcttatgaaGCTATGGTGTATCAAATATTCGTGAATATTTTCTAGATTCCATGGCGAACAACTTTGAGACGTTTGCTGAGACTCCGGAGTTTCGTGCAATGCTCCTTACTCTTCCAGCCCCATCTGGTGATCCGACTCTTCGAACAACAGCTCCAAGTGCTCCAGGAGCTGAAGCGAACACAGTTGAGGGAAATCTTCTCGACAATTTGCGAGAGAAATGGCTTGAGTCTGAAGGTGCTGAACTTGACAAGAGGGACGAAAGTGCATTGCTTTTCGACAAGCAACTCGAGATGCTGATGCTTATGGCAGAGCATGAGAAAATTGGTGAATCTGAGTTGtccatttaaattttttgaagaaATCATGGGTTATCATGAATCCCGAGAATGTTAGTATACAATGTGATTGTACTTATTCCCAAGCTTTTATTATATTCATAAATAAACCATAGATTTTGTTGTAGGAAAGAAATCAGAATAagttcaaattatattttatgtttaattaaatatatcgTTTCTGATATATGTATCGCAAATAAATTTCACATAACACTGTGAATAGCATCTGGTTCTCTTTTGCATAGATTGTTTGTACGAAAGTAATGGAGAAATCTGACCTGTTTCTAAAGGTGGTAAAGAATGTAGCAACATATGATTATGTTTGCTGGATATCTCTTTTTTGCCCCGTTTCCTCTGCTGGGACACATATATACCTAATACAATCTTAGGATGCAAAAAATCGCTGCGCTTCGTTGAGACATTGTATCTTCACTAGATGATGCTGAATTACCAATGCTAGCCTGTCGGCATGTCTTGGTTATCGCCACCTGTAGATGCATCTGGAGTTTTGTCACCTTCATTCGTGGTGTTTGAGTGATCAAATCCATCAACCTTTCGTTGCAGGCTCCAATACATGATGCTTGCTGCCAAAGTTAATATCATTTTCTGGTTCACCTGCATATCACaagaatatattatttttgtcaTAAAATTTTGGAATGCATGGTTATTGTCATTTGGAATAAACGAACTGATTGCACATCAAACTGTATAGTACATATACTAACCTCCATAATGTCCTCAGGCAGTAAAAATATGGAGCATCCAAGCTTTCGGGAAACACTGATCATATATGTTGCATTTAACTTCTTATCCTCGTCTGCATTTGCAATGATATCCACTTTCAGTTCCATGAAACAATATCTGGTATAGCCTTTTTGCCTTCTGTTACAAGGGCGATCCAAAAAAACTTGCTCACCAGTTTCCCCCTTTGTTACAAGGCTCCAGTTAACGACCCTAGGCTCCACAGCACTTAACAGTTCAAGAAAGAAAATCCCATTTGCAAGGGTTTTATCCTGCCAGTATGACAAAAAGATTTACATAAAGGTGTTATCTGAACTGATGCTATTGTTGTGATCGATGTTTTGTCATTACCTTGAAGCTGTCAATTTGTGATTCTCTACCGGATTTCTTCACTGTGCCTTTTGCCCAATAAAGTATGTCACCATCTGTAATCTCCTTTCCTTGGGAATGAGatctcaaattttttaataattggaGCATAGTGAATCTCATTAACTGCCATAGAAAAGCTAGAAGAAAGAGGACTGATTAATTTGTGAAGGTGTAACTCAGGTGTTAAAAGGCTAAAAAAGAGCATATTCGTGATGCTAACTGACTTTCTTACAGAACCAAGCATGCTATTAAAAAGTTGGTCTTTGTACGTTTCATTCCCTTCATATTAACCGATGAAATTCGAAATGGCATTCATAAAGGTGTTATAGACATGGTAAAATTTAAACTGCTTCCAACAACATAGCAAGTTCAAGCAGCCTTACCTAATATAAGTTTCTTGTTTCCCTGGACAATATCGTTTCCAGCTACATTCACGAGGGAGAAGCGCAATTCCTTCCCAATACTTATTACTTGGTTGCAGTTTTCAACCTTCCTGAAGGGCATCAGAATAGGGGGTTTTGTAGCCTGTTTCCAATTTACAGATCCACGAGAAGTTTTGTCAAGCACTTCCAAAAGAACCCATCTGCATGCAAGAGGAATGACCATAATGCAAAGTGCAAAAACACCACCATCTTAACAGAGAAATGTACGCGTTACCCCGTCCTGACATCCTCAAATACGTTGTCGACATATGTGTCAATTCCAAGGCTGTTGATCCACAGCCGAAAGCATCTCTCTTCTCGCGAAGTTTGAGCATCATCTGTCATCATCTCCGCATATGAAATCTTCTTGTTGTCCACAGAGAGCCcatttctttaacaaaaataaaacGAGCAACGAAAAACATAAAAGAGTGTTAAATGAAATTTGGATCAGGAATTTGTACAGAAATAGAACTTTATGGAACAAGCATTTCTACATGCTAAAACAAGTGTGAACCATACGTTCTATGGTTCCACTATACTTGTTGTGACGGGTAATTTGTAAAGATTATTGTCGTTAATTTTGAATCTTGGAAGGGATTGTTCTCAAAAGCGTACATGGTGTATTGAAAATAAAACGACATTACCCAAAATAACTGGAAAGACAAATAGGAGCAAAATTTCCACGTTGTAGCATCAGTTAACCTCCAGTCTAACCTGTGTTGAAATAATTGAGCAACAAATGCAAGATTTAAGTTTGGCGAGCCCTCGACAATGTCCTTTGGGGTAACATATCGTTTACAATCCAGTTTCTCTGCTTGCTCAAGTATCAAATTTGCTCTTTCATTAGGATTCTTTGCCTCCGGTGCCTTGGTTGTCTCAAGTTCTGGGGCAAGAGCATTGAGCAAGTGTGCATACGCTTCTCCATCCTACAAATAAAATGAGACTGATACCATCTTAGACAGAAAGTACCACAATTTATTAAACACACGGTGATAGCCGATAGGAGCCCCTTAATGCAAGGGATAACTAATTTCGCGTAATTCACAAACACAAGTCTACTTCAATCTCGCTATATGTCCTCAAAGTGATGAGCCATTGCCAGTCAACGCACATTTCGTATTCTTTGATTGATACTCAAAGAACAGGAAAGAAGTCATATAATAAGAAAAACGGACCTATAATCATGTACTACCTTTAAATCGGAAGAAAAATTAGTGACTGACTTCTTGTATCCAGCTTTTTTCAGATGAAAATTCATCCATTTCAACAGCACTTTCTCCGGAGATAAGCTAATAAGCTCTTCCACATCCTACAttttgcaacaacaattttgagGCACGCAAAATAATACCGTGATTTGGCTATCAGGTCATGGGTTAATTAAGTAAAAACTCGTGGTCTGCTTGTTACCTTGCTATCCTCCACCAGCTCAACAAGTTGAGGAGTCTTCTTCAAATTAAGATCGGCTAACAGTTGTATTTGAATACATTAAAAGCAATGGAATTTAATATGCAATGTCTGGATTCACTGTGTAATTCACAATAATGTTAATGAGATAATTTGATTTACCTTGACTATTTGAGTAATCAACCCAAGAACTAGATGAGGCTGCATTATAAATGAGAAGATTATGGTCATCAAATTTCACTGCACAAGTGAGTAACATTTGCTGAAATTCCTAAATATAATTAGCAGTAGCTTGCTTACCCTTGCTTCAACAAGGTCTTGTGTGCCAATATTAACGACAGTGCATCCAATTGCTTTTGCAGAATTGAGGCACGACGTATGGTTCTCATTCCTCTCCCATGGATTTAAATCACCCTTGGTATTAATAGCTCGCTCATCTATAGTACCAGGAACAGCCACATTAATGAGCTTACTGCATAAATAGGTCAAAAAAATCAGAAGTGCCACTCTTGTCAGCTTATTTGGGTGCATCTCCAAGTATGGATGCATTTGGAAAGATACTACTCCTGAAAAATTTACTAGGTGGGTCCTCTTTCAGTACCATAGTAGAACACCATCCTTGGCAAGGTCAAAGAGAGCATTGGTTGATGGATCAATTGGAAGATATTTCTTCAAGAATCGATCTTCTTTGAGAGAGCTATTGATGTGGCTAACGTAAGAGGACTTCTCCGATTCACTGATTGTATGACGAAGAGTAGTTGTTGGAGCTTTGAGGAATGAAGATGAAGTTTTAAGAAATGGGGACAGAGTTTTGGAATGACCCTTTTTCGCCGTGGCTTGAGCTTGTAGGTCCAAATATGCCTAAATCATAAATCCAATCCATCATCCGTGAAACAGAACAAACAAGATATAAGATCAGCATGCCTACATAAATGCTTTACCTTTTGGTTAGTTAGGATACAACTAGTATATTGCTGCTTTCTAAAATACGTACCTGAAGGAAGGATTCAAAATTGATTTCATCACCCAAATCAGAAAAGGACTCACTTAAGATGTCCTTGATTTCATCCTGTGTCAAGGTCTCTGCAATAGCCTTCAGCTTAACCATCACTGGTGGTAAAACTTCCAATGTAACCTTCCCATACTGCTTCCTTGTCGAGATAAACTGTAGGAATGAAAACAGTGACCTCATTATGTTTAAAAACACAAGTAACAACACCACAAAAACACAACTAGCCAGTGCATACTTTGGAATTGAGGGTGAGCAGCTCGACTTGAGTGAATTGACTCTGAAGCCAAGAATCAGAAACGACAACACCCACAAAACTCGACATTTTCCCTTGTACTTCTCAATATTCCCTGAAGAACATAACCAAAACTAATAATTCAAAGCCCAACACCAAATTATATCACGTCAGTTCTAAGCAAGAACAATAAAAATGCAGTGATGTCTTCATGGTTTGCAGTAGATGTTGTGTTGGCTGTCGCAGCGATATATCTCTAGTCCCATTACAGTTTCTCCCCAAGATCGCTATCTATCCACACACCATTTAGTTAAACAAAAGCTAGCTACGTTGATATCCGACACTATTTACATATACAGTACAACAGCAATTCCGCATACTGTAAATCCAAACTACCACGCTCCGTACATTCTGCTACGTAACACCAGAGTAAAGAACATAACCTTCTGGATCACCGATTCCGAGACAGCCATTCTGTCAACGGCAGAGGCATACAGATGAACCAATATCATCGTCTCATAACTATGATCATATTATGCATGCATACGTTCTCCACTATTCCTTTCACAATAAGATTCATCCCAAGTGATTTCTACTAGAAACTCTCATCAATCTGCAATTAAAAAACAGATATAGTCCGACATCTGCTGTATGTACCTTTGGATAGAATCAATAACTCCCCCAGAGGGTGAACAACTTTTTCtccatttaatttaatttaatttctgAATCTCTGTTGCAATGCGGGCGTGAGaaagaaaattgagagaaaaaagcGTTTGAGCTTGCGGACCCGCGAATATTGAGGTTGCAAAAGCGAAGGAAGCTCGCTTCATCTTCATCGTACACAGGGTGGGTGCGGGTGCAGTCAGCAGTGTGCGCGTGTATACATATACTTTCCAGTTGATTTTcattttttgaatttatataCTCGCGtgcaaattatattaaaattaattgaaaaaggATTATATTAAATCAAAAGGTTAAATAAGTAAACTTTTAgcaatttataattaaaaatttcattcttttttctgatgatttatttttttaattttaggtGTATAGTTATTATCCGAtcattgattttatttatttttgtcgaAGTGTTCTAACTTAGAAATATTTcataaaagaaatgaagaatcATCCAAAAGAAGTACACCAAAAGCATTGTAGCTCTATAATTACAATATAAAAAATGGAGCTTTGGTTC from the Primulina tabacum isolate GXHZ01 chromosome 8, ASM2559414v2, whole genome shotgun sequence genome contains:
- the LOC142552784 gene encoding fimbrin-5-like — encoded protein: MSSFVGVVVSDSWLQSQFTQVELLTLNSKFISTRKQYGKVTLEVLPPVMVKLKAIAETLTQDEIKDILSESFSDLGDEINFESFLQAYLDLQAQATAKKGHSKTLSPFLKTSSSFLKAPTTTLRHTISESEKSSYVSHINSSLKEDRFLKKYLPIDPSTNALFDLAKDGVLLCKLINVAVPGTIDERAINTKGDLNPWERNENHTSCLNSAKAIGCTVVNIGTQDLVEARPHLVLGLITQIVKVKLLADLNLKKTPQLVELVEDSKDVEELISLSPEKVLLKWMNFHLKKAGYKKSVTNFSSDLKDGEAYAHLLNALAPELETTKAPEAKNPNERANLILEQAEKLDCKRYVTPKDIVEGSPNLNLAFVAQLFQHRNGLSVDNKKISYAEMMTDDAQTSREERCFRLWINSLGIDTYVDNVFEDVRTGWVLLEVLDKTSRGSVNWKQATKPPILMPFRKVENCNQVISIGKELRFSLVNVAGNDIVQGNKKLILAFLWQLMRFTMLQLLKNLRSHSQGKEITDGDILYWAKGTVKKSGRESQIDSFKDKTLANGIFFLELLSAVEPRVVNWSLVTKGETDEDKKLNATYMISVSRKLGCSIFLLPEDIMEVNQKMILTLAASIMYWSLQRKVDGFDHSNTTNEGDKTPDASTGGDNQDMPTG